One bacterium genomic window, GAAGATGCACTCCTCGCTCGCCCGCCGCGCCTGGGCCATGTTGTGCGTGACGATGATCAGGGTGTACTCGCCGCGCAGCTCCCACATCAGCTCCTCGACCGCCTCGGTGGCCTTGGGGTCCAGGGCCGAGCAGGGCTCGTCCATCAGCAGGACGACCGGCTTCACGGGCAGGAGCCGCGCGACAC contains:
- a CDS encoding phosphate ABC transporter ATP-binding protein yields the protein VARLLPVKPVVLLMDEPCSALDPKATEAVEELMWELRGEYTLIIVTHNMAQARRASEECIFMLLGRVVEHAATDTLFVTPRAKETADYIEGRYG